The following nucleotide sequence is from Roseivirga sp. BDSF3-8.
CAAAAACCTGGTCGTTTGTATTTAATTTTTTTCCTGCCTCACCGGCTTTTTTAGTCTGTCCGGACTTGCTGCCGGATAATTTTTTCATTGCTTCGGATAAACGCTCGGGTTGAACAGGTTTCAGTAAATAATCGAGTGCATTTACTTCAAATGCTTTGAGAGCGTATTCATCGTATGCGGTAGTAAATATGACCCGGGGCACTTTGTCCAGTTCTTCGAGTAATTCGAAGCCTGTTTTACCAGGCATTTGTATGTCCAGGAATATAAGGTCGGGCTTTAGCTCGTTTATCTTTTCTTTAGCATCTTCTGCATTAACGGCCTCGCCTACAAGCTCTATTTCCTTATGTTCTGCCAGGAGGTTGCTTAATTCTTTACGGGCAAGTCTCTCATCGTCTATGATAATTGCTTTCATGTGTATTTGTGGTTATCGTTCTCGTTTTGGTACAAGTACTTCGGTAAGTACTGTTTTATCGTCCTCATTCTGAATAGAAAAGGATGCATCAGTGCCGAAAATAAGTCGTAATCGCTGCTTGGTGTTATCGAGTCCATAGCCGCTGTGAGGCCGGCTATAACCGTTTTTGTACTGGCCGCTGTTGCGTATCTGGATAAGTAGCTTTTCCTCGATAATACGAGAGGCCACATTGATCTCTCCTCCGTTGATCAGTGAACTGATACCGTGCTTGATACCATTCTCTACAAGCGTTTGAATCATGAGTGGGGGAACATCAAAATCGCCTGAATGAGGGTCGAGATCAAAGGTGATTTTAAGGCGCTCTTCAAACCTCACGCTTTCGAGTTCGAGGTAGTCGACCACGGTTTTCATTTCTACATCAAATGGTATAAGCCGCTTTTTATCGGTAATCAGGCTACTTCTAAGGATGTTGCTTAGCTGGGTAATGGCTAGTTTACTCTTACGAGGGTCCTCATCCACTAGTGCACGGATACTATTGAGGGCATTAAAAATAAAATGGGGGTTTAGCTGACTTTTGAGCTTATTGAGTTCCATTTCATTAATAACAGCCTCATATTTCAGGGTCTGGTTATAGTTTTGAACATAGTGGTACATAAAGTAAATAAGTGACCAGAGGAAGTATAGGGTGGCATTTGGAAGGGTGGAACCGAGGATAGCAAAAATGGCGTCAACATTCCAGCCGATAATGTTTTCGAACTGTCCAAATACGGCAAATTCAAATAACTGGAAGCCAAAGCTCAAAGCGCCTAATATCAGGCAAGCCA
It contains:
- a CDS encoding LytR/AlgR family response regulator transcription factor, giving the protein MKAIIIDDERLARKELSNLLAEHKEIELVGEAVNAEDAKEKINELKPDLIFLDIQMPGKTGFELLEELDKVPRVIFTTAYDEYALKAFEVNALDYLLKPVQPERLSEAMKKLSGSKSGQTKKAGEAGKKLNTNDQVFVKDGDKCWFVKLSDVRLFESDGNYIKVYFDKFKPMIHKSLNALDERLDDRMFFRVSRKHIINLEWVDGIETWFNGGLMVKLRGGEKVEVSRRQAAKFKEMMSL
- a CDS encoding sensor histidine kinase, which produces MVDKKKNYWICQIGGWSFYMLINTIFLTMAGKMNLYEFIMLLPVTAFFIFSTHMYRKLIIRWGWLRLLLPRLIPRVLLACLILGALSFGFQLFEFAVFGQFENIIGWNVDAIFAILGSTLPNATLYFLWSLIYFMYHYVQNYNQTLKYEAVINEMELNKLKSQLNPHFIFNALNSIRALVDEDPRKSKLAITQLSNILRSSLITDKKRLIPFDVEMKTVVDYLELESVRFEERLKITFDLDPHSGDFDVPPLMIQTLVENGIKHGISSLINGGEINVASRIIEEKLLIQIRNSGQYKNGYSRPHSGYGLDNTKQRLRLIFGTDASFSIQNEDDKTVLTEVLVPKRER